A region of the Deltaproteobacteria bacterium genome:
GACGGCACGGCAAAGGTGATATATGAGCCTAAAGACGGCAAGACAAAAGAGACATTTGACACTTGGTAACCATTGTGGAAAATGTCATCATTTACACAGCGGTGACCAGAGGAAGGAAGCTCGTGGTGATGGTCGGCGCCAGGAAGGCGCTTGCTATCGGGTTGAAGAATGACAGGACACAGAAGAGATGTAGGTATTTGAGACACAGGCTCGGCTAGTTGAATGAGGACAAGTCATAAAGATGGCGTGACTGTGCGGCCAGCCCGGGGTGTGGATGCGGACTACCTCCGGTATCTAAGCAAGAAGGTGTTTCAGCAGTATGGTCCTTACGACGAGATGCTGGTGGCTTGGTTTGAGTCGGGTACTGCCGTGACCCTTTTGGCCTTGATGGGAAAACGAGCTGTGGGGTTCGCCATGCTCGGGCGAGTTGAGCCTGCGTGGGGTGACGTCCGGGTGTCCGAACTGCTGGCCGTTGCAGTAGAGCCTGAAAAATGGAAACTCGGTATTGGTGATCTTTTGATGAAGGAGGTCGAGAGGTGGGCCAAGGGGCTGAGGGTTGAAACACTGGTTTTGCACACAGCAGTAGATAATTTGCCGGGTCGGAAGCTTTTTGAAAAACATGGATTTTCCGCCTTGAAGATCAAGAAGGGCTTTTACCCGGAGGGCCAGGATGCCTTCATGATGTACA
Encoded here:
- a CDS encoding GNAT family N-acetyltransferase; the encoded protein is MRTSHKDGVTVRPARGVDADYLRYLSKKVFQQYGPYDEMLVAWFESGTAVTLLALMGKRAVGFAMLGRVEPAWGDVRVSELLAVAVEPEKWKLGIGDLLMKEVERWAKGLRVETLVLHTAVDNLPGRKLFEKHGFSALKIKKGFYPEGQDAFMMYKNI